The sequence below is a genomic window from Lysobacter capsici.
GGCGCGAGTGCGGGTGGCTTGAAGGCGGTGCCGGAGGCGATGGTCGCAGGACGGCCTGGGCTGAGAGAAAAGCGTCGGGCCTGAAGGCCCTCCCACAGAGACCTCGTGCCTTTCGGACTCGTGGGGGGCCGGCTTTGCGAGGTTGCGGGCTTCAACGACCCCGGAGCCACTGTTCTCGCATCCCCCACATCCCCCGCATCCCCGCCGGATCGTCTGTAAGTCCGAAGTCTCTTGTGGGAGGGCCTTCAGGCCCGATGCTCTCGTCTCAGATCACTTCGAACCTATGCCGCGCCGGATCGAAAAGCATCGGGGCTGAAGCCCCTCCCACAGAGACTTCGTGCCTTTCGGGTCTGGAGGCACCGCCCCCCAAGTTCGCAGGCCTCGACTGGGGCTCTCGCGCTTCCACAATTCCCGCCGGTTCGCCCGTAAGCCCGAAGTCTCTTGTGGGAGGGCCTTCAGGCCCGATGCTCTCGTCTCAGATCGCTTCGAGCCTATGCCGCGTCGGATCGAACAGCGTCGGGGCTGAAGCCCCTCCCACGGAGATCTCATGCCTTCCGGACTGGCAGGCATCGCCCTCGCAGTTCGCAGGCATCGACTGGCGCTCTCGCGCTTCCATATTTCCGCCGGTTCGCCCGTAAGCCCGAAGTCTCTTGTGGGAGGGCCTTCAGGCCCGATGCTCTCGTCTCAGATCGCTTCGAGCCTATGCCGCGCCGGATCGAAAAAGCATCGGGCTGAAGCCCCTCCCACAAAAGACTTCGCGCTTGCGATCTACCTGGCGCCGGACCAGAGCTCAACACGGATGGCGGGAGCGGACAGGGACTGAGCGAACCACGCCAATGGCGTCCGACCCGCCCTGCCGCAGCGACCGACTCATACCGATCGAGCGCCTCCAACCGTTCGTCGGCGTGTCACTTCAGGCAGGCGCGGGCACATCAAGCCACGACCTGGATCACGGAAGCGGCACTGATAAGGCATATAACGTATACGTTATACCGATATGCAGCTTTCCGTGTCCGCCGTATGACACGCAGGGGGAAGGCCGCGGCAGTCGGGCGACCCATGCCTGAGGGGGCAGTCGCCGTTACCGGGATACGCACGCGCGGCCGCTCGATGGCTGGGCCGGCGCATGCCCGCGGCCGGCGCAATGGATCGTGTGCCACCGATCGCGGAACCGGACCCCGATGCCCTGCATCGCCATGCCGGCTGCGCGTTTCCGCGCCGCCCGCCGCACGCGCCCGTTCCGACGCCGGAGAGCCGCCCGCCATCCAACCGTCCGACCGCACTGCGCAGCACCCGCATCACCTGTCGTCGCACCACCCGTTATCCCGTCACCGCGACCCCCGGCCGCCACGCCGCGCATCCGCGCGGGCGCCGCCTGGGCGTCGTCTTCCTTCAAGGAGATCGTCGATGTCCTTCGCACCCAAACCGCGGACGCGCCAAGCGCTCATGCTTGGCCTGGCCGTCAGTGTCGTGAGTTGTTTCAGTTATGCCCTGCCGTGGGCGTCCATGCTCGAATCGGTGCAGGCGCGCGTCGCCGCGCCTGCACCGCTGCAAGCGCAAGCGAGCACGCAGTCGCGCAGCGCCGTGACGGCAGCGAACTCGCAGGCCGCGTTGCCGCAATCGCGCGTCGCCGCGTCCATCGGCCTGCCGCGGCAACCCGCCACCGAGCGCCAATTGTTCGGCGAACACCAGCAGGATCGCGCGCTCGCACCGTCGCGCCGCGCGCCGCAGCAGCCGACCCTGGCCGATCGCGAAGACAGCGCCTACGACGGCGCGCAGTCGCGTCGCGATCTGCTGCGCAGGCCGTCGTTCGCGCACACCTCGGCACGCGCGAAGGCCGCCGCCTGCGACGCCAACACCTTCGGCGCGCTCAGCGGCACGGCGCTGGTCAGCGCGGTCAAGGCCGCCAGCGCCGATTGCATCAACCAGTTGTTCAACATCAGCGGCCCGAACGCCTACGCCACGTTCCGCGAAGCGCAGATGGTCAGCATCGCCGACGCCTTCGCGACCTCGGCGCGTAGTTACGACGGCACCAATGCCGACAGCACCCTGCAACTGGTGCTGTTCCTGCGCGCCGGCTACTACGTGCAGTACTACGACACCAGCGTCGGTACTTACGGCGCGCCGCTGCGCAACGCGATCCGTTCGGCGCTGGACGCGTTCGCCGGCAACGCGCGCTTCAGCCTGGTCAACGACGTGCATGGCGAAGTGCTGGCCGAGTTCGTCACCCTGATCGACAGCTCGGCCGAGAACGCGCGCTATCTGCCGGTGGTCAAGCGCCTGCTCGACGGCTACAACGCCAGCTACAACGCGTTCTACTGGATGAAGGTGGCGGTCAACAACGCCTACACGATCACCTTCCGCGGCCATCAGGACGCGGCGTTCCGCGCGCTGGTGCAGTCGGACAGTTCCATCGTCGAGACCTTGTACGGGTTCGCCGACCGCAACTTCGGCCTGCTCGGCGGCGACAACGCGTACCTGGTCGCCAACGCCGGCCGCGAGCTCAGTCGCTTCCTGCAATACGACGGCGCCTTGAAGACCTTGGCGCGGGCGCGGGTCAAAGCCTTGATCGATCGCTCGGCGGTGACCGGTCCGACCGCGCGGCTGTGGGTCGGCGTCGGCGAGATGGTCGACTACTACGATCAAGCCAATTGCGCGTACTACGGCCTGTGCGGTTTCGTCGCCCGGGTCGAAGCGGCGGCGCTGCCGATCCGCCACACCTGCAGCCCGACCCTGCGGCTGCGCGCGCAATCGATGAGCGCGGCGGAACTGGCCTCGACCTGCGCCACCGTGGCCGGGCAGGAAACCTATTTCCACAACGCGCTCGCCACCGGCGGCGTGCCGGTCAATGGCGACGGCAACGCGAGCCTGGAAATGACCGTGTTCGACAGCAGCGACGACTACGGCATCTACGCCGGCGCGATCTACGGCATCGACACCAACAACGGCGGCATGTACCTGGAAGGCGATCCGTCGCTGCCCGGCAACCAGGCGCGTTTCATCGCCTATGAAGCCGAGTGGCTGCGTCCGCAGACCTTCGAGATCTGGAACCTCACCCACGAGTACGTCCACTACCTCGACGGCCGCTTCAACATGTGGGGCGACTTCGAAGACGCGATCAGGCAAAAGACGGTGTGGTGGATCGAAGGCTTCGCCGAGTACCTGTCCTACAGCTACCGCGGCGTCGCCAACCAAGGCGCGCAGGAAGAAGCCGCACGCGCGACCTATGCGCTCAGCCGGGTCTACCAGAACGACTACAACAGCGGCCAGACCCTGGTCTATCGCTGGGGCTATCTGGCGGTGCGCTTCATGTTCGAGCAGCGCCACGATCAGGTGAACGCGATCCTGGCGTACTTCCGCCCCGGCAATTACACCGGCTATGCCACCTACATGGGCAGTCTGGGCAGCAGCAACGACGCGGCGTTCCGCGCCTGGCTGCCGTGCGTCGCGCAGCCCGATTCGCCGAACTGCGGCACCACGCCGAACCAGCCGCCGGTCGCGGGCTTCGGTTATGCGGCCACGGGTTTGACGGTGAACTTCAGCGACAGCTCCAGCGACGCCGACGGCCGCATCGTCTCGCGCAGCTGGAGTTTCGGCGACGGCAGCACGTCCACCGCCACCAACCCGAGCAAGACCTACGCCAACGCTGGCAGCTACACCGTGCAGTTGACCGTCACCGACGATCGCGGCGCCAGCCACAGCCTCAGCAAGACCGTCGCGGTCAGCGCGCCGGGCCTGCCCGAATGCGTGGGCAACGATGTGCGGGTGCTCGGCAAGAACTGCGCGCGCAGCAATGTCGCGGCGAGCGCGGGCAACTACGCTTACTTCTATCTGTACCTGCCGGCCGGCACCACGCAGTTGAGTTTCGCCAGCAGCGGCGGCAGCGGCAACGCCGACCTGTATGCGAGCATGCGCAACTGGGCGACGCGCGAGTCGTACCAGTACCGTTCGACCAATGCCGGCAATGGCGAGTCGGTGACGATCTCGCAGCCGCAGGCCGGGTATGTGTACGTCAGCTTGTATGGCGCGAGTGCGTTCAGTGGCGTGCGGGTGACGGCGCGGTACTGATCGGCCCTCATCCCAACCCCTCTCCCGTACACGGGAGAGGGGCTTCCAGAGCACTTCGGACGCCCCTGTAGGAGCGGCGTGAGCCGCGATCGCGACATCACGAATACGACGCCACCGTGGTAAAGCCGACACCGCTAGGGGCAAGAACGTCGCCGATTCGATACAGACGTCGTTTCCGTTGTGCCGCAGATCGCCCGAAGCCACGTTTGCCCCTGCAGGAGCGGCGCGAGCCGCGACCGCGAAACCACAGATACGTCGTCACTTCGGTAAAACCGACAACGCCACGGGTGAAAACGACGCCACTGCGATGCAGGCGCCGTAACCGTGGTGTCGCGGTCGCGGCTCGCGCCGCTCCTACAGGGGCTGCGGACGAAATCCTCAGCGATCGGACTGCCCGGTCGCGTAATAATCCCCACGCACGAACAGATCCGGCTGGATCAACTCGGTGAACGCACGCGCCTGCGGCGACAGGTATTTGCCCTTGCGCACCACCACGCCGTAACTGCGCGAGGGGAAATAGTCGGCCAGCGAACGCGCCGACAGCCGCGCGCGGTCGGCGTCGGTCAGGCAGATCGCGGTGACGATGCTGATCCCCAGCCCCATCGCCACGTACTGCTTGATCACCTCCCAGCCGCCGACTTCCAGCGCGACCGTGTACGGCACCCGGTTCTGCTGGAACACCAAGTCGACCATGCGGTAAGTCGTAAGTCGCTGCGGCGGCAAAATCAGGCCGAAGGGACTCAGATCCTGCAATGTCACTCGTTCTAGCTTCGCCAGCGGATGGTCGCGCGGCGTGATCAGCATCGGCTCGAACCGATACACCGGCGCGTAGCTCAGGTCGCCGGGCACATCCAGCATCGACCCGACCGCCAGGTCCACCCCGTCGGAACGCAGCAAGTCCAGGCCGCCGGCGCCGGTGACGTTGTGCAGGGTCAGCCGCACCTCAGGGTGGGCCGTGCGGAAGGCTTCGACGATCTTCGGCAGCAGGTACAGGATGGTCGAACTGCCGGCGGCGACATTGAGATCGCCCGCGTCCAGGCCGCGGATGCGCTCGCGGAAGGCGCCGTCCAGCCCGTCCAGGCCCTCGACCAGCGGCCGGGCCAGTTCGTACAGCTCCTGGCCCTCGCGGGTGAGGCTCAGACGGCGGCCGCTGCGCTCAAGCAGGCGCACCCCCATTTCGCGCTCCAGCGCCTGAAGCTGAAGGGTTACCGCCGGCTGGCTCAGGTACAGCGCCTCAGCCGCACGTGAGACCGAGCCCAATCGGGCGGTCTGGCAGAACGCCCGCAGCGGCTTGAGGCGGTCGCCTTTGTAAGCAAATCGGGGACTTAGCACACGCGTGGATGTCACGTGAAAGCCATATATAAGTTTTCCAAATGATATGCATTGAAAAAACTTGATTGTCAAATACAACACGGCGCCGCATGGTCTGGGGCAAGGGACGCGCTCGTAGCGGGCCGCCCCATCCCCACAGGAGTCGCAGCATGTCGGCAGTGATCAAGCAATGGCAGGACCCGCAACCCGAGCCGCAACGTCCGCCGGGTGACGGCATCGAGCTCACGGCCACCTTGGCCGGACAGGAGCCGTTGCTGACCCCGGCCGCCCTGAGCTTCCTCGCCGGCCTGCACCGCCGTTTCGAACCCACCCGCCAGGCCCGGCTGGCCGCGCGCCGCGAGCGCCAGGCGTTCTTCGACGCCGGCGGCCTACCCGATTTCCGCGACGACACCGCCGCGATCCGCAATTCCGCCTGGCGCGTCGCGCCGCTGCCGGCCGCGCTGCTCGACCGCCGGGTCGAGATCACCGGTCCGACCGACCCGAAGATGGTCATCAACGCGCTGAACTCCGGCGCGAAGGTGTACATGGCCGATTTCGAGGACAGCACCGCGCCGACCTGGGCCAACCTGCTGACCGGCCAGCGCGCGCTGCGCGACGCCGTCGCCGGACGCCTGGACTGGACCGCGCCCGACAGCGGCAAGCACTACGCGCTCAAGCCGTTCGAACAGCAGGCGGTGCTGATGGTGCGCCCGCGCGGCTGGCACCTGGACGAGAAGCACCTGCGCGTCGACGGCGCGGCGATCTCCGCCAGCCTGTTCGACCTGGGCCTGTTCGCCTTCCACAACGCCAAGGCGCTCGCCGCCCTGGGCCGCGGCCCGTACTTCTACCTGCCCAAGCTGCAGTCGATGGAAGAGGCGGCGCTGTGGAACGAGGTGCTCGAGCACGTCGAGACCGAACTGGGCCTGGAGCCCGGGCAGATGAAGGTCACCGTGCTGATCGAGACCTTGCCGGCCGTGTTCGAGATGGACGAAATCCTGCACGCGCTGCGCAGCCGCATCGCCGGCCTCAACTGCGGCCGCTGGGACTACGTGTTCTCGTACATCAAGACCTTCCGCGCGCACCGCGACAAGGTCCTGCCCGAACGCGGCCAGGTGACCATGACCCAGCCGTTCCTGCGCGCCTACTCGGAACTGCTGATCCAGACCTGCCACAAGCGCGGCGCGCATGCGATGGGCGGCATGGCCGCGCAGATCCCGATCAGCGGCGACGAAGCCGCCAACGAGGCCGCGCTGGCCAAGGTCCGCGCCGACAAGTTGCGCGAAGTCACCGCCGGCCACGACGGCACCTGGGTCGCGCATCCGGCGCTGATCCCGCTGGCGATGCGCATCTTCGACGAACGCATGCCGACCCCGCACCAGCAGCACGTGCTGCGCGAGGACGTGCTGATCATCCGCGACGATCTGATCAAGCCCTCGTTCGGCACCGTCACCCGCGCCGGTTTCGAGGGCAACGTCGAAGTCTGCGTGCGCTATCTCGCCGCGTGGCTGGAAGGCAATGGCTGCGTGCCGATCCACTGGCTGATGGAAGACGCCGCCACCGCCGAGATCGCGCGCACCCAGCTGTGGCAGTGGCTGCACGCGCCGTCGCTGTTCCTCGACGACGGCACGCCGGTGGATTTCGCCCTGCTCGAACGCGCGCTGATCGGCCTGCCTAGCAAGCTCGCCGGCGACGCGAAGTTGCCGGGCAGCGGAAAGCTCGATGAAGCCATCGCCATGCTCGACGAGCTGACCCATTCCCCGACGCTGGCCGAGTTCCTGACCCTCCCGGCCTACGAACGCATCGACTGACTACCTGTAGGAGCGGCGCAAGCCGCGACCGCGACATCGCACATACGCGGCAAGCGTGGTTTCGCGGTCGCGGCTCGCGCCGCTCCTACAGTCGGAAACGATCCATACGACATCCCACGTCACAACGACCCAAACGCAAGGAATCGAAGTCATGAGCCACACGCTGCCGACCGCCGATCAACTCCGCCAGGATTGGGCCAGCAACCCGCGCTGGGACGGCATCACCCGTCCGTACTCGGCCGAAGACGTGGTGCGCCTGCGCGGCACGGTGCCGGTCGAACACACCATCGCCAAGCTCGGCGCCAACAAGCTGTGGGCTTCGCTGCACACGGAAGACTTCGTCAACGCGCTCGGCGCGCTGACCGGCAACCAGGCCATGCAGCAGGTCAAGGCCGGCCTGAAGGCGATCTATCTGTCGGGCTGGCAGGTCGCGGCCGACGCCAACATCGCCGGCGAGATGTACCCCGACCAGTCGCTGTACCCGGCCAACTCGGTGCCGCAGGTCGTGCGCCGCATCAACAACACCCTGCTGCGCGCCGATCAGATCCAGTGCGCCGAAGGCACCGGCGACATCGACTTCCTGCAGCCGATCGTGGCCGACGCCGAAGCCGGTTTCGGCGGCGTGCTCAACGCCTTCGAACTGATGAAGGGCATGATCGAGGCCGGCGCCTCGGGCGTGCATTTCGAAGACCAGCTCGCTTCGGTCAAGAAGTGCGGCCACATGGGCGGCAAGGTGCTGGTGCCGACCCGCGAAGCGGTCGAGAAGCTGGTCGCCGCGCGCCTGGCCGCCGATGTCATGGGCGTGCCGACCCTGATCGTCGCGCGCACCGACGCCGAAGCCGCCGACCTGTTGACCGCCGACATCGATCCGAACGATCAGCCCTTCACCACCGGCGAGCGCACCAACGAAGGTTTCTACAAGACCCGCAACGGCCTGGACCAGGCGATCAGCCGCGGCCTGGCCTACGCACCGTACGCCGATCTGGTGTGGTGCGAGACCGGCAAGCCGGACCTGGAATTCGCGCGCAAGTTCGCCGAGGCGATCCACGCCAAGTTCCCGGGCAAGCTGCTGGCCTACAACTGTTCGCCGAGCTTCAACTGGAAGAAGAACCTGGACGACGCGACCATCGCCAAGTTCCAGAAGGAAATCGCGACCTACGGCTACAAGTTCCAGTTCATCACCCTGGCCGGTTTCCACAGCCTCAACTACGGCATGTTCAACCTGGCGCACGGTTACGCGCGCCGCCAGATGAGCGCGTTCGTGGAGTTGCAGGAGGCCGAGTTCGCGGCGGCGGAGAAGGGGTTCACCGCGGTCAAGCATCAGCGCGAGGTGGGTACCGGGTATTTCGATGCGGTGACGCAGACGATCCAGGGTGGGCAGTCGTCGACGGTAGCGTTGAAGGGGTCGACGGAGGAGGAGCAGTTCCACGATTCGAAGAAGGCTGCGGCGTGATTTGATTACGACGGTCTTCGAGGTTGGGTAAGGCGAAGGGCTCCGCGAGGGGCCCTTCGTTGCTTGAATGGTTTGAGGTTGCCTGGCCTGTCATTTTCAATCGATGCTCTGATTTCTGATCTCGGAGTTTCGAGGTGGCGACATCGCAGCCCTGTAGGAGCGGCGCAAGCCGCGACCGCGGGAATGCAGCTACGACGAACGTTGCATCGTTGCCGTATTGGCGCGGTCGCGGCTTGCGCCGCTCCTACAGGTAGGCCATGCGGGCTTACGCTTGAAGCCGCGCAGTTCATCCAGCGCTGCGAGGCCGCTAACTCACGAGAACAAAAGCACACCCGGAGGGCGGCGCACATGGATGTGCGCCGTGCGCCACCGAGACAGGATGTCTCGTGTGGCGCATGCCCGCGTCGGCATCGATCGTGCGGCTCTTGATTCGAAACAGGAACGCCTTTTTCTTTGGTGACTTTCTTTTGTGGCTCTGGACAAAAGAAAGTTACCCGCCGCTTTAGTGGCGGAAGCTTTTGATCCTGCTTGCAGCTCCTAAAAGGCTTTAAAGCTCTAGAGCTTTTGAAGCCTAAGGCAAGATCAACAGCTTTCGTCCGCAAGCGGCCGAGTTACTTTCTTTTGTCAAAAGCGACAAAAGAAAGGTAACCAAAGAAAAACGCTTTTCTTTGAATCAAGGGCCCGCAAGTGCGGAGCAGACGCAGGCACGCGCCACACGGGACATCCATGTCCCGGTGGCGCGCGACGCGCATCCTGCGCGCCGCCCTCCGGGTGTGCTTTTGTTCTCGCGAGTTACAGGCTTCGCAGCGCTGGAAGCGTTGACTGGGGTGGAGGGCGAGCCAAGCTCAGCAACAGCAACAGCAACAGCAACAGCAACAGCAACAGCAACAGCAACAGCAAATCCCCCGCGCTGGAGTGCACCAACTACTTCGGAATTCGCGAGGCGCTTGCCCCCTTTGTCAAAGGGGGCAGTGAGGGACGCGACAGGGACTAGGCTTCGTGCAGACGTGCAGACGTGCAGACGTGCAGACGCGCTCCCGCGCTCCCGCGCTCCTGCGCTCCTGCGCTCCCGTGTATGCGGGCATGCGTCTTCATCCGCGCACGCGCCCCACAGTCGCGCGCATAAACCTACTTCTTCACTTCCTGCCGATGCGCCTTCAACGCATCCGCCAACCCCTTCACCCCATCCGCCCCCGCCGGCACCGTGATGCTGGACCCCTTGAAATCCGCCCCGATCGCCTGCGCCCGCCCACCCAGGCACTGCGACAAAAACCCCTCGGCCACCGCGTTAAACGCCATCGCATTCTCCGGCCGGGCGAAGCCGTGCCCCTCGTCGGGGAACAACACATAGGTCACCGGGATCTTCTTGGCCTGCATCGCTTCGACGATCTGGTCGCTCTCGGCCTGGTTCACCCGCGGGTCGTTCGCGCCCTGGCCGATCAACAACGGCTTGCGGATCTGGTCGACCCGGGTGATCGGCGAACGCTCGGCCAGCAGCTTGCGGCCCGCGGGCGTGCGCGGGTCGCCCATGCGCCGGGTGAACTGCTCGAAGAGGCTGGCCCAGTACGGCGGGATCGTCTTGAGCAGGGTCTCCAGGTTGGACGGGCCGACGATGTCGACGCCGCACTTGAAGGTGTCCGGGGTGAAGGTCATGCCGACCAGGGTGGCGTAGCCGCCGTAGCTGCCGCCCATGATCGCGACCTGGTCGGGCGTGGTGATGCCTTGCTTGACCGCCCAGTCGACCGCGTCGATCAAGTCGTCGTGCATCTTGCCGGCCCATTCGCCGTCGGCGGCGTTGATGAAGTTCTTGCCGAAACCGGTCGAGCCGCGGTAGTTGACCTTGAGCGAGGCGTAGCCGCGGTTGGCCAGCCATTGCGCGGTGGCGTTGTAGCCGTACACGTCGCGCGCCCACGGCCCGCCATGCACGGTCAGGATCAGCGGCACGGGCCGCTGGATCGTGCCGTCGCGTTCGGCGCCGGCCGGCAGGGTCAGGTAGCTGACCAGGGTCTTGCCGTCGCGCGCGGGAATTTCCCGCGGCCACATCGGCACCAGCGCGGCGCCGTCCAGGGCCGGGCGCGACGAGAACAGCTTGGTCAGCGTGCCGTTGCCGCCGCCGTCGTAGCGGTAGATGGTCGAGGGTTGTTCGGCCGAGCTGTAGTCGACGATCCAGGTCTTGTCGTCGAGGGTGCGCGAGGTGATGGCGTATTCGCCCTGGCCCAGTTTCGACTCCAGCCGAGCGAGTTCGGCCGCGATCGCCGGGTCCAGCGGCCGCCACTGACGGCGCAGGTAGTTCACCGAGACCGCCTGCGGCTCGTCGCTGAGCGGATCGGACAACAGCTCGCCGATGTCGGCGCGCGGGTCGTCCGACAGCAGGGTCTTGCTGCCGTCGCGGTCGATCGCGTACAGCGCCGAGGTGTCGCGGCCGCGCGAGTCGGTCGCGTACAGGGTCTTGCCGTCGTCGCTGTAGCCTTGGATCGCGGTGGTCTGGGTGTCTTCGAACCCGATCGTGTCGACCACCTTCCAGCCGGTGTCGCCGTCGGGCGCGAGCAGTTCGATGCCGCCGTCGTCGCGCGCGCGGCTGACCCGGCCGACCCGCAGGTCGCCGTCGGCGTAGTACGAGGCGATGCGTTCCTCGTTGCGATGCACCAGGGTGCGTTCGCCGCTGGCCAGGTCGACCCGGTACAGGTCGTGCCACTTGCCGTCGCGGTCGTTCATCGCGACCAGCACGCTGTCGCGATGGCGGTGCGCCAGCCGCACCAGGCTGGCGCGGGTCTTGGGGTACGGGGTCAGGTCGCGCGCCGGGCCGGGCCTGGACAGGTCGACCGCGTACAGATGGAAGTTCTCGTCGCCGCCTTGGTCGCGCAGGTACAGCAAGGTGCTGTCGCGGTAACTCCAGACGAACTGGCGGATGCCGCGTGCCTTGTCGTCGGTGACCGCGCGCGCCTTCGTCGGCTGGTCGATCGGCGCGATCCACACGTTCATTACCCCGTCGAGCGGAGCGAGCCAGCCCAGGTAGCGGCCGTCCGGGCTGATCTGCGCGTTGATCCGATCGGGGTTGCCGAACAGCGCCGAGCGCGGGATCAGTTCGGCTTCGACCGACGGGCGCACGGCGAAGGCGGGGCTGCACAGGCCGGCGAGCAGGGCGGCGGCGACGGGCGCGAGGGTTCGTGACGACATGACGGGCTCCAGTGACAGACGGGACGACGTGGCGGTACGGGACGATCGGATGGCGCGAAGCCGAGTATGAACAGCCCGTGCGCGGCGGCGGTAGAGGCCGCAGGACGGGGCGGCCGGCATGTCCTGGCATTCATCGCGCCGCGGTGCGGTCCGGCATCGATGTTGCGAAGGCGAAACGCACCTCGTCCCTGCACGCGGTAGCGCGTACCATCGCCTCGCTGACTGGCCGTTTCAGCCCTCTTGCGGCGTTAGCAGTTCAGACCAGGTGCTATCCTGCTGGTAAGGCTCCACAGGACGTGGGGCGCGGGGAGATCGGGATGAATCGCGACACGGCGGCGCCTTCGTTGGGCCGCGAGACCGACAATTCGACTGTGACCGCGGCGCCGACGGATGTGGCGATGGCGGTGCTTACCCCGGGCGAATTCGAACTGTTCGCCGAGATCGGACGGCCGCGTCGGATCGAAGCCGGCCAGGTGCTGTTCCGCCGCGGCGAACTGGGCACCACCATGTTCGTGATCGCGCGCGGCGCGATCACCCTGGACTTCGGCGACGACCTGGTCACCAAGCGCCTGGGCGTACGCGAATTCTTCGGCGAGCTCGGCCTGCTGATTGGCGATCACGCGCGCAGCGCGGACGCGATCGCGGCCACCGACGGCCTGCTGGTGGAGCTGCGCCACGAGGAGTTCCAGCGGCTGGTCGATCGCGACCCCTCGCTCGTTTCGTATTTCCTGCGCCGCGCGATCATGCGCGTGGTGCTCAACGAACAAAGCCTGATCCGGCGCCTGCGCCGTCGCAACCAGGATCTGGAAGCCGCGCTCGACAGCCTGTACGCGACCACCCATCAGCTCAACCAGACCGAAGAACTGATCCGCACCGACGACCTCACCGGCCTGTACAACCGCCGCGGCCTGACCTTGCACCTGCAGGACGCGCGCGCGGCCGGGATCGCCGAGACCATGGGCCTGGTGCTGATCGATTGCGACCGCTTCAAGCAGGTCAACGACGATCACGGCCATCTGGCCGGCGACCGCGTGCTGCAGAGCGTGGCCAACATCCTGCGCTCGGTCGCCGGGCCCGAGGACATCGCCTGCCGTCTGGGCGGCGACGAGTTCTGTCTGTTGGTC
It includes:
- the aceB gene encoding malate synthase A: MSAVIKQWQDPQPEPQRPPGDGIELTATLAGQEPLLTPAALSFLAGLHRRFEPTRQARLAARRERQAFFDAGGLPDFRDDTAAIRNSAWRVAPLPAALLDRRVEITGPTDPKMVINALNSGAKVYMADFEDSTAPTWANLLTGQRALRDAVAGRLDWTAPDSGKHYALKPFEQQAVLMVRPRGWHLDEKHLRVDGAAISASLFDLGLFAFHNAKALAALGRGPYFYLPKLQSMEEAALWNEVLEHVETELGLEPGQMKVTVLIETLPAVFEMDEILHALRSRIAGLNCGRWDYVFSYIKTFRAHRDKVLPERGQVTMTQPFLRAYSELLIQTCHKRGAHAMGGMAAQIPISGDEAANEAALAKVRADKLREVTAGHDGTWVAHPALIPLAMRIFDERMPTPHQQHVLREDVLIIRDDLIKPSFGTVTRAGFEGNVEVCVRYLAAWLEGNGCVPIHWLMEDAATAEIARTQLWQWLHAPSLFLDDGTPVDFALLERALIGLPSKLAGDAKLPGSGKLDEAIAMLDELTHSPTLAEFLTLPAYERID
- a CDS encoding collagenase, with protein sequence MSFAPKPRTRQALMLGLAVSVVSCFSYALPWASMLESVQARVAAPAPLQAQASTQSRSAVTAANSQAALPQSRVAASIGLPRQPATERQLFGEHQQDRALAPSRRAPQQPTLADREDSAYDGAQSRRDLLRRPSFAHTSARAKAAACDANTFGALSGTALVSAVKAASADCINQLFNISGPNAYATFREAQMVSIADAFATSARSYDGTNADSTLQLVLFLRAGYYVQYYDTSVGTYGAPLRNAIRSALDAFAGNARFSLVNDVHGEVLAEFVTLIDSSAENARYLPVVKRLLDGYNASYNAFYWMKVAVNNAYTITFRGHQDAAFRALVQSDSSIVETLYGFADRNFGLLGGDNAYLVANAGRELSRFLQYDGALKTLARARVKALIDRSAVTGPTARLWVGVGEMVDYYDQANCAYYGLCGFVARVEAAALPIRHTCSPTLRLRAQSMSAAELASTCATVAGQETYFHNALATGGVPVNGDGNASLEMTVFDSSDDYGIYAGAIYGIDTNNGGMYLEGDPSLPGNQARFIAYEAEWLRPQTFEIWNLTHEYVHYLDGRFNMWGDFEDAIRQKTVWWIEGFAEYLSYSYRGVANQGAQEEAARATYALSRVYQNDYNSGQTLVYRWGYLAVRFMFEQRHDQVNAILAYFRPGNYTGYATYMGSLGSSNDAAFRAWLPCVAQPDSPNCGTTPNQPPVAGFGYAATGLTVNFSDSSSDADGRIVSRSWSFGDGSTSTATNPSKTYANAGSYTVQLTVTDDRGASHSLSKTVAVSAPGLPECVGNDVRVLGKNCARSNVAASAGNYAYFYLYLPAGTTQLSFASSGGSGNADLYASMRNWATRESYQYRSTNAGNGESVTISQPQAGYVYVSLYGASAFSGVRVTARY
- the aceA gene encoding isocitrate lyase; translation: MSHTLPTADQLRQDWASNPRWDGITRPYSAEDVVRLRGTVPVEHTIAKLGANKLWASLHTEDFVNALGALTGNQAMQQVKAGLKAIYLSGWQVAADANIAGEMYPDQSLYPANSVPQVVRRINNTLLRADQIQCAEGTGDIDFLQPIVADAEAGFGGVLNAFELMKGMIEAGASGVHFEDQLASVKKCGHMGGKVLVPTREAVEKLVAARLAADVMGVPTLIVARTDAEAADLLTADIDPNDQPFTTGERTNEGFYKTRNGLDQAISRGLAYAPYADLVWCETGKPDLEFARKFAEAIHAKFPGKLLAYNCSPSFNWKKNLDDATIAKFQKEIATYGYKFQFITLAGFHSLNYGMFNLAHGYARRQMSAFVELQEAEFAAAEKGFTAVKHQREVGTGYFDAVTQTIQGGQSSTVALKGSTEEEQFHDSKKAAA
- a CDS encoding DUF6053 domain-containing protein; the protein is MPSGLAGIALAVRRHRLALSRFHISAGSPVSPKSLVGGPSGPMLSSQIASSLCRAGSKKHRAEAPPTKDFALAIYLAPDQSSTRMAGADRD
- a CDS encoding LysR family transcriptional regulator, producing the protein MTSTRVLSPRFAYKGDRLKPLRAFCQTARLGSVSRAAEALYLSQPAVTLQLQALEREMGVRLLERSGRRLSLTREGQELYELARPLVEGLDGLDGAFRERIRGLDAGDLNVAAGSSTILYLLPKIVEAFRTAHPEVRLTLHNVTGAGGLDLLRSDGVDLAVGSMLDVPGDLSYAPVYRFEPMLITPRDHPLAKLERVTLQDLSPFGLILPPQRLTTYRMVDLVFQQNRVPYTVALEVGGWEVIKQYVAMGLGISIVTAICLTDADRARLSARSLADYFPSRSYGVVVRKGKYLSPQARAFTELIQPDLFVRGDYYATGQSDR
- a CDS encoding DUF6053 domain-containing protein, translating into MGGPSGPMLSSQITSNLCRAGSKSIGAEAPPTETSCLSGLEAPPPKFAGLDWGSRASTIPAGSPVSPKSLVGGPSGPMLSSQIASSLCRVGSNSVGAEAPPTEISCLPDWQASPSQFAGIDWRSRASIFPPVRP